One region of Cryptosporangium phraense genomic DNA includes:
- a CDS encoding LLM class flavin-dependent oxidoreductase: protein MKLALYLPNFRDNVTVKELEDLTALAEDLDFDSVWTLDRIVVPEASDRAELQFPFGMMTEFPKGMPVVSRGKWFQGMTLIPWLAAKTQKVRIGMSIIDTPYRSPGVLAAELATQDHLAGGRLNVGVGSGWMPEEFAAASVPQLFPRRHAHVRETIEIMQGIWSNELFEYHGEFADFPLSGFGHKPIQQPGPPIYFSGLKDARRSARRIAKYGLQGWIGIQDTPEEISRWRGEIERELGELGRGFPEGFDVCSMIWFVITDEPMDQSPAGKGTNLLAGTAQQVEDMLKRYRDAGMTMPLLWPPFRDVPTSKTLDDLKRLTEEIMPKVNAA, encoded by the coding sequence ATGAAGCTCGCTCTGTACCTTCCGAACTTCCGCGACAACGTGACCGTCAAGGAGCTCGAGGACCTGACGGCGCTGGCCGAGGACCTCGACTTCGACTCCGTGTGGACGCTCGACCGGATCGTCGTGCCGGAGGCCTCGGACCGCGCGGAGCTGCAGTTCCCGTTCGGCATGATGACCGAGTTCCCGAAGGGGATGCCGGTCGTCTCGCGGGGCAAGTGGTTCCAGGGCATGACGCTGATTCCGTGGCTCGCGGCGAAGACGCAGAAGGTCCGGATCGGGATGAGCATCATCGACACGCCCTACCGTTCGCCCGGTGTGCTCGCCGCCGAGCTCGCCACCCAGGACCACCTGGCCGGTGGCCGGCTGAACGTCGGGGTCGGGTCGGGCTGGATGCCCGAGGAGTTCGCGGCGGCGTCGGTGCCGCAGTTGTTCCCGCGCCGGCACGCGCACGTGCGGGAGACGATCGAGATCATGCAGGGGATCTGGTCGAACGAGCTGTTCGAGTACCACGGCGAGTTCGCGGACTTCCCGCTGTCGGGGTTCGGGCACAAGCCGATCCAGCAGCCCGGCCCGCCGATCTACTTCTCCGGCCTCAAGGACGCCCGGCGCTCGGCGCGGCGGATCGCGAAGTACGGGCTGCAGGGCTGGATCGGGATCCAGGACACGCCGGAGGAGATCAGCCGGTGGAGGGGTGAGATCGAGCGGGAGCTGGGGGAGTTGGGGCGTGGGTTCCCGGAGGGCTTCGACGTGTGTTCGATGATCTGGTTCGTGATCACGGACGAGCCGATGGATCAGAGCCCGGCCGGGAAGGGGACGAATTTGCTGGCCGGGACGGCGCAGCAGGTGGAGGACATGCTGAAGCGGTATCGGGATGCGGGGATGACGATGCCGTTGCTGTGGCCGCCGTTCCGGGATGTGCCTACGTCGAAGACTTTGGATGATCTGAAGCGGTTGACGGAGGAGATCATGCCGAAGGTGAATGCTGCTTGA
- a CDS encoding peptidase inhibitor family I36 protein — protein sequence MKWSAALAAAVFALVMGLAPPANAAGGTPPAEKATLTSVTAAAPAAAPSGCSAGNLCFWNGTNFSDGPGELSGTNSNWQAFSHSTCTSTSGASYKTWNDCASSLYNNGTSCDARVWTDSGYHGSSYTMSRGQRITNLATFYPDAGDTFNNSISSNDWVC from the coding sequence GTGAAATGGTCGGCGGCCCTGGCCGCCGCGGTATTCGCACTGGTGATGGGCCTCGCACCCCCAGCTAACGCGGCCGGCGGGACGCCTCCCGCCGAAAAAGCCACCCTCACCTCGGTCACCGCGGCGGCTCCCGCCGCCGCGCCCAGTGGATGTTCCGCCGGGAACCTCTGCTTCTGGAACGGCACGAACTTCTCGGACGGGCCGGGTGAGCTGTCCGGCACCAACTCCAACTGGCAGGCGTTCTCGCACTCGACGTGCACGTCGACCAGCGGCGCCTCGTACAAGACCTGGAACGACTGCGCCTCGTCGCTCTACAACAACGGCACGAGTTGCGACGCTCGCGTGTGGACCGACTCCGGCTACCACGGGAGCAGCTACACGATGTCCCGCGGCCAGCGCATCACGAACCTGGCGACCTTCTACCCGGACGCCGGGGACACCTTCAACAACAGCATCTCGTCCAACGACTGGGTCTGCTGA